TTATAGTCCTTAATATTTGCGATAGAGGTAGTATATATCTTTACAGGGTTCGAAAAGGTATATTTTAGGTACCTaatctagacctcgtctttcTAGCTCGCTCCGCCGGTACTAAGTAGGAGATCGTCGaatcttagctagtagtcgtactatagctaactaagttTATGCCGAAGGTTTGTAAGCTCTTCTAGTACGTTTAAGGCCTCTCTACtatcgccgaagacctcttTAAGTCGCGTAAAGAAAGCCTCGGGGTCCTACGCTTCGTTCGCTCCTCCCGACTCCTAGAAATAACGCATACGAGATCTCTCCTTATAAGAGAGGGTGTCGTAgatagcgtcctagtagtacGGGTCGGGGAGCGTTAGTTTAAGGCCGGCACATACTCGAAAGGCGCTTCTTAGCTGTAGTAGATAGTCTCGGAAAGTGCTCGACTTCCCGTCCTAGGCTACcggcttctaacccttaggGCCTAAGGGTTTTAAGTCGTCGCCCGCGGCCGTTCGACCGGAGATCGCCTAGGTTAGTGCTCGAATTAGGTTgtttatagaaggggccgctAGATCCACTAGGGCTCCTCTAGTCTCGGCTGCCGGCTATGGTATATTCCGCTCGGCTTccgcctaattaatagcgTTCCGCTAAtgttctagctctacctacATTACATTTTAACGTATATACAGTTGCTAGAGGAACGTTTGTAGATCGGGTATACTCGGCTCCTCCGGATTAACGTTACCGGATCCCGAAGGATTTACGCTGTTGTCTATTATGTCGTTTATAGTAGGAGTTGTATCGAATAGATCGAACTTAATATTACGGGTAAACAATATATACACGAGAGTTCAGAGTCTGTATTAGATAtagcaagttcgataaggaagcaGCCTagaacctcgcggtaagcgcaGAAAAGGATGTAGGCTGCTAAGACAAAGCACGGGGTTGCGCCACGTGTCATAGAAAGGGCGCCAGTCCCTCACAATCCTAGCTCTAGGGACGCGTGTACGCTAGTAAAGGGGACACTGCTATCGCTGCTAACGAAGCCCTTCTATACGCGACTATTAAGTACGTTCTTGCGCGTATTGTATAACGTAACACCTTCGAGAACCTCCTTCGTAGCGGTCGCCTTCGTACGTATACCGAACAAGACGCGAGATCCGTTGTTCGAATCGCGAGAAAACACCTAAAATATACGTACGAATAGCTCCGTAAGGGCTTAGGCACGAATCTTAGCTACTAGATCCTACGAGCGATACTATACGACTACAacttaataaactagcgtTATAAGAAGCGTCCGGAGCTTATATAGGAACATGCTCGCATTCGGCTTGCGTAGGCCTACCGTTACCGCGATATAGACTAGTTAAGATAGCTGTTTTTAGACGAGTGTTTAGTCGAGAAGGGCACGGGTAAAGAGGCTATATAGGCATTCGGATATCTAGGTAAAAAATAGACGAAGGAACGAATATAGACCTACCCTAAGGGTAAACAAGGCTCGGTAATAGTCTAGGGCATAATTAGCAAGAGCATTAAAGACATACACCTTGTAATAATGCAGCGTAATGCTAATAGTCTAAGAGGGGGGTATTTAGCAAGATCTTATACCGGTACACTCGAGGATAGCCTATTTCCTTACTACGAAGGGTAGTGTTTTTAACAGGACAACGCACTAGTTttgtcagaggctggtgcctgaggctgcatTGGCTTTGCCGATGCCTgggccaacgcccaacggacgaacgccggttcagaaatctactaggccgaatcgggaacaagcttcctttcggccgactagaaggctacgtatgcgccaagcgacgctacgcgcacatacagcttatactcgacgttctgttgttctagatagatcttctttttggtagctttagaattttatatATTTGGATCTGGCCCTTTGTAAgcaacttcggtttagacccttacaTTTTCTAAAGCTCGCTATCGAATAGATCCCTCGACGGAAATACCGCCTGAACTTTAGGCGTAGCTCGCTACAGAGATAGAGCGGATTCGAAACGAATATCGCGCTGCTATCGTAGAGACCGAAGCTATATACAACGAACGACATCGAGCTAACGAGCTCGTataacgcgaactcgagatagTACGATACGAACTCGAGGCAGTacgacgcgaactcgagacaCGTCTTAAACGAGCTAGAAAACGACCGGTACAACAGACGCCGGAAGCAAGTAGCTCTAGACTCGCCCCGGAATTAATCGAAACAACAACGACGGACACAAACACGACGAACATAACAAACACGAACGACGACTATGTACCGAGACGCCTAAAAGAGCGTCTCCTAACGCTACAGACCTTTAGCAGCAAAAGATCAGAATAGGAAGACTAGCACCTCGCTACCTTATTAAAGCTCGCTATCGACAAAGTAGCTATCGGTAGGGACTTCGACTAATTCCTCTACTTAACaagtaggctcgaagagagtgtAGTGAGAATAGTAAGAACAACTATTAagaacgctctccgactCGGGTAAGGTAATACGAACAATTTCCTCGAGTACCTAAACAGTATCTACAGCGACACTAACTAGCAACGACGAGCGCTACAAACCCTCTCGAGGATATAACAGGGCGACAACGAacctatcgcgacctacctacctcgattcGAGGTAGTTCTCGCTAATGCGGGAATAGCCGAGACCCTCTTGCTAGACACAGAATCGGACCCGAAGCTCGAAGGTATTCGGATTACCCTTCTCGAGAACTCTCTTAACAAAGAGATGCGTAAGGCATTGCTCCCGTTTGCCTTAAACCCGCCGGACAAGTACTTAACCTTTACGAGAaaccttcttactatcggcggATTGCTCGCAAACCTTCGTTTTCGGTCGAACATATCTAGACCCTCCGCTCCCtgggcgaccctactatcgacgGGGTTACGGGCGACTCTACTATCGACAGGGTTACGTTTTCGGTCGAACATGTCTAGACACTCCGCTCCCCGGGCGACCCTGCCGCGAGAATCGAAAGACGAAATGGATTAGGAACCGACTCGGTCTAACCGAGTCGAGTTAAGCAACaagaagagagcaaagtagGTTACGAGAGAGACAATATAGGCTCGAAGGGAACAAGGCCTTTGTCTCCGTTGCGGGATAAAAGGGTACCTTATCGCCGACTATACCTATCTTGCCGCCCGAAACCCGAACGCTATACAAGCTACGGTTAGTAAGGCCGAGTACGAGATACGGGAAGtctttctagaagaagacaaCGACTCGGTTTTAGAAAACGAGTAGCCTCTACGACAAGTCGTCTATAGAAGCAGAGTTAGATATAAGCAGAAGTAGAGTAGAATATCTTTCGAGATACAAAAATGGAACGATCTCTTTTCTATGCTTCCGCTATTATCAACGACGACGCACTTTAATTCTCTCTTATCGACAACGGCAGCTAATCGTATTGTCTAATAAATGAACAGTTAGCTAAGAGACTCTGGCTCCCGTAGATTCCTATTCCGAGACGAAAGGTTATTAGCGCGTAAGGATCCCCctcgtagaagaagggaatctcttttgttactaagttctctcttaatgtcggcgGGCACAAGTCTATAGTGTTTGCTTACGCCGTACCCGACCTATAAGAGGACCTTATTCTCGGAAGGCCCTATCTCTTTTACGAGAGTGTATAAGTTATCGAGTCGACGAACCgtctcgagttccttctcgacaGTTTTTTAATACCTTGCGAGATATGGCTAATAGGTtctacgaaggctaaggccgTTAGTAGAGCTGCCTTTGAATACCTCGCTCGGTTATCTCGGAAACGAGATATTACTATCTTTGCTgcctccctcgaagacatcgagaaggtGTTACGTACGaagaaagcccttacttATAAGGACATTGTCGAGAAGCTTCCCGAATACTACCGCCCCCGGATACGTGCCTTTATCCGGGAAGGAGAGCAGCTACCTCTATATCGACCCGGATTTAACTACGAGATCCTACTTACTACCGATAGCAACGGGAAACCTAGCGAACCTCCCTAGGGCCCTCTCTACAATATAACCTAGGACGAGCTTTTAGTCCTCCGGAAGGAACTATACTTgctcctcgagaagggcTATATTTAGTATAGTAAGTCCCCTACCGCTACGCCGGTTCTTTTCGCTAAGAAACCTAGCGGCGGCCTTCGTTTCTGTGTCGACTACTATAGACTTAACGCTATTACTCTAAAGGACCGTTTTCCCCTCCCGCTTATCTAAGAGACGCTTACGTCTCTTAGTAaagctaagtagcttacgaagCTCGACGTCTCTACCGCATTTTATCGGATCTATATTGCTAAAGGCGAGGAATAGAAGACTGCTTTCCGTACCCGCTACGGCTTGTTCGAGTGGAACGTTTGCCCCTTTAGTCTTACTAGTGCGCCGGCTACCTTCTAACGGTATCTAAACTAGATCCTACGCGACTTACTCGACAACTTTTGTACagcctatatcgacgacatccttatcttctcttccggtaCCCTTGCCGACTACCGGGAGAAGGTAACGAAGGTTTTACAACGCATcgaggatagcgagcttGTCCTAGATATATCGAAGTGCGAGTTCGAGACTTGTACTACGAAGTACCTAGGATATATCGTCAAAGTAGGTATCGGCGTACGAATAGACCCCGCGAAGGTACAGGCTATCCGGGACTAGGATAGACCCCTAACTGTTCGCGGAGTCCGCTCGTTCCTCGGGTTcgctaattactataggatgTTTATCCGCAAGTATAGCAATCTCGTTCGCCCTCTTACCGATCTTACAAAGAAGACGATAGGCTTTTGTTAGGGAGACGAACAGGATAAGGCTTTCGAGGATATTAAGGACGCTTTTATCTACGGGCctgtcctagcgagctacgaccCGGATAGGAAGACGCGAGTCGAGCCCGACTCTTTGGGCTGGGCGACGGGCGGTATACTACATTAATTCGATACGGCACTATAGACTTAGCGACCGGTAGTGTTCTTCTCGCAGCGATACGCTAttgccgagattaactacgacatctacgacaaaGAACTCTTAGCTATCGTTAAGTGTTTAAGGGAATAGAATTCGGAACTACGCGGACTAAAGCacgaattcgaggtccttacggattacaagaacctcgagcctttctttgttaagaagtctcttaacgaacgccAAATCTAAtagagcgagttcctcgcgcCCTTCCGTATGTTGTTAGTTTACCGCCCTAGAAAACAAGCTACCGTCCCGGATGCGTTATCTCGACGGGAGTAGGACATGCCGCGAGACGAATCTGACAataggctacgtagtcgagagggaatcttactcgactctagcctaaaggccttccccgccgagctatctacgcctacttctcccttccTAGACGATACTAAGTTATCGTAGCTTTAGATAGATACTTTTTCGCTACTATGCGGAAATAGTTACTTACGCGCACTCGAGGCCGTCGAACAAGGTTAACGGGCGTTCCCTATAGATCTTAACCTTAAGCTCTCTATCGGGGAATGCGATATACAGGACAGCctacttcgctttcgagAACAGATCTGGCTACCTCTCTTCGAACCGCTAACGACAAGAGTTATCCAAACGACGTACGACTCGGTCCTTAGTAGATATGCCGGACGCGATACTACTATCGACTTTCTATCTCGACAGTTCTTCTGGCCGGGGATAAACACCGAAGTACGTAAGTTCGTATAAAACTATGCTACATACGGGCAGACTACTATCTGGAGAGAGAAGCGACGCGGGCTATTACGTCCCTTACCGATCCCGGAGCGCATTTGGACGGAGAtatcgatagactttgttACAGACCTAGCGCctaacgaggaggacggcgctactaccctccttGTTATTACAGATCGCCTCGGGAAAGGCACTATGCTCTTACGAGTCCCTCCCGGCTAGTTCGACGCTAAGGGCGTCGCggagctccttatcgaacgctacgtcggcatatactagctacctactagtaTTATGTTAGATTAAGGTGTTTAATTCGTAAACGCCTTCTAGAAAGAAGTATACAAGCGGTTAGGTATCGTTCGGCGACTATCTACTGCGTACTACCTAAAGACCGACAGTTCTACCGAACGACAAAACTAGGAAGTCGAGACCTACTTGCGGGCATtcgttagctataattaaggcGATTAGGGCAAGTAGCTCTCGCTCGTATAGATCGCCTTAGATTCGCGCGTACCCTCTACGACGTAggtctctcccttcttccttatatataggtactACCTGTGTACGATCGAGACTATTTCCGATACTGTCGAGTCGCCTCGGAACCCTCGCGAGGAAGGTACGTATATCGTTACTAAGCTATAACAGGCTCGCGAGCTCGCTGCTTTAGCAATAGCCGTAGCCTAGTAGCAGCAGGAGTACTATGCGAACCGGTCCCGGAACGTCGCTACTAAGTACAAGGTCGGGGATAAGGTCTAGCTCTTACTTCGGAACATTAAGACGGACCGGCCTACAAAGAAGCTCGACTAGATTTATGCGAAGTATACAGTTGTCCGTACTTTCGAGAGTATGCCCTACTTTAtcgagctcgatgttccTCGCGGTATTTATCCGAGGTTTTATACGTCGCTCTTACGATTAGTATATAACGATGCGCTTCCGTCCTAGGTCGTTACGGATTCGCAGCCCGCCGCGATTCTTAACGATGTaggagacgaagaatacGGTGTAGAGGCTCTTCTACGCTATTGTACGAGGTACGTCGGCTGCGGCTATCGCCGAGAGGCTCTTGTTAAGTAGGTAGGTTACGACCGACCTACTTAGGAACCTTTGCGCGAGTTAGAGGATATAGTAGCTctcgagcgtttcgaaacgctcTACGGCGACGCGAATACAGCAGACGGTCCTATATAACCTTAAACTGCGCgacgttagactccttagtccggttctttgttacgggcccttacctttaccagatactagatacgactactagatacctgtttatctatcgtacgatataaaactacgacaccgcgctcgcggtgtactagactcgaccctcttccttcgacaaaaGATGAGAATCTCGCAAAAGATTTAAGTCTTCCCCCTCTTGAACTTGTAGTAAACTGTATCGACGCGGTGCCTTTGCACTTAGAAGTCTGCAACTTCCTAATCGGGTAAAACCTACAAGTTTAAGAGGAGCATTATAGAATAGAGGACCTATATGTCGCGATAGCGTATATAGTAACATATAGAGCATAACCCTGCTAGCATATAGGGTTAGCCGGACTGCTTCTATGCGcgccctaaatagctagccgTTAGGCTACTATGTCTGTtagccgcttcgttatcggcctGGACGTTATCGACTAGTAGGTTGCATAAGGCGTCTTAAGAACGTGTAAATCTAAGCACATGCAGATTCCTaaaaaatatatacctaacaaTTTCCTAGAGGtcaaatagctaagtagaatagaccctttacctccggctttttaTAAGCTGCAGAGCATAAGATTAGCAGGTTAGGAGGTAACGAAGCTGGATTTCCAGGACAGGAATAGGGTGGAATTTTGAGGCGGATTTAATAGTCACACCGGTTTTGCGATTAGGGGTAGGGataggggggggggggggggggtattgtcagaggctggtgcctaaggctgcatTAGCTTTGCCGATGCCTGGGCCaacgcctaacggacgaacgccggttcagaaatccactaggccgaatcgggaacaagcttccttttggccgactggaaggccacgtatgcgctaagcgacgctacgcgcacacacagcttatactcgacgttctgttgttctagatagatcttcttttcggtagctttagaatttcatacattcggatctggccCTTTGTGAGCAACTTCGGTTCAGACCCTTACAAgtttatactatatattatacAATTAATTTCCTTAATAATGCCGGTATATAGTAGCACGCAGGCTAGCTACCTTACAGCCCTAATATAAACCCTATCGAGCATGTATAGTAGCACCTAAAAAAGACGGTTTATAAGGTCTTACTATACATTAACAGTATTACTAACAAGGACCGGCAATAAGAAGAACTTAAGAGGGTGTTACTACTAGCGTAGAAGCTTATTCTACGTCGAATTATTACGGAGGTTATTAATTTAATGCTAAGAAGGATTAAAGCACTTATCGCTACATAGGGCTAGCATACGAAGTATTAAGGACATATATTATATACAAGAATTATAGAGTGCAATGCTAGCTTTCTAACAAACTACACACTAGCTTAAACCGTTAACAACTCTATGTATTATGTAGTGTTAAAGACATAAGCTAATTTATAAGAATCTCGGAATTCGACGCTAAGGCCTAGACTTACTGCCTAGTACTGTACATATCGTGACGTGACAACGTACTTGTACGCATTGCTGACCTGCCATGTCAACTTCCCTGTGCCGCTTAAGAGAGTGCCATGCTAATTAAGCCTGACTCTTAACAAGATTTGGTACTACCTTACGCTGGCATGGCATGTGGCTCTCCTTCGAATCGATTCCGACAGAGATTTGCAGATTGTGAATGCCGCTGAGATCGCCTGGAGTTCACTTCCGCTCAGGCTGGCAGGCAAATGTCGAAGAGTGCGTGGAACGGACCACAGACGCAAGACAAACTTCTTGTCCTTCACTGCTGCGGGAGTACATAGTAGTAGTGGCCCCTCGATCCAATAACAATCCGCCCCTTGACCTTCAGAACACATGAAATTCGCAACAATAGGTAGCAGCAAGAGGCGATCCTGCCAGCCCCTCTTGCAAGGTAAACACACGCCGCCACCGCTTGTCCCATTCCAAAACGCCTTGCCCGATGCTGATAACAAATTCTTCGAGTTGCTCGCTTGCTCGCTCAATAATTAGACAGATTGAATGCAAAAAAAAACTCGGTCCAGGACTGTCGTTCACCCAGTTTCTCCACAACGAATTGCGTCGTGTCCATTCGTGGGTATCGCGCCAGAATCATGCCTTGAGAGACGATGGCCCGCTCTCAGAAGGACCCGGTGTAACGTCGCCACTGCTGATCTCCAAGCATCGCCTGGCAAGCGCCACGACCTCACCCTCGCCATCCTCactttcttcgccttcgtctTCTGACTCGATCGTCTTCTCGCTGATTTCGCGGACCATGTTCATGACGTCCTCGGACTTGTTGATTGTTTCCGTGAGCTTTTGATCGCCAGATTCGAGGAGTTGCAGGAGAGTCCAGATCGCGATGTGTTGGAATGTCGGATCGCCGGAGGCCAGAAATCTATTCAGGTAGCCGTGGATGCCGCCTGAAGGTTGATTCCACGAGGAAAGGAAAAGCGAGTAGTCGCCGACTGCATCTTGTGAGTGAGTGAGCACCAATAATGAATTGCAGATACTCACCTTTGCTGCTGAGGTTGCCAAGAGCGGCTGCGCTATTCCCTTGAACCTCAATACTTTCGCTCTCTGTCAGTGGAATGAGCACGTCAAAGACGCCCAGCTCCAGCAGCTGTGGCTTCAGCTCATCTGATAGTGCGAGCACCGCAATCGCTGCCGTCATCTCGGATTGCACGCTCAGAGGTACCTCCAGAACCAGCTCCTTGCACTTTTGCACTGCACCCGCCTGAAGCACCAATTGCTTGTTCCGATCTGATGAGGCCGCCAAGTTGCGAAGTGTAGAGATGGCGTGACACTGAATTTCTTCGTTGTCGGTAGAACCAAGGAGATCCACCAGTGGGCGCAGGAATCCGGCATCGATGATGGGTGATTCGTTCATGGGATGTATACTGATGTTGCGAATGCATGCCACCGCCGAGAGTATAAGTGGAAGATAGCTACTTCGTAGCAGGTCGAGTAATGGTGGCAGACCTCCAGCTCGAACGATTTCCAGTTGATATTTTTCGTCGCTGGCCAGATTTCTGAGAGCGAGAGCAGCCTGGCACTGCACTTTGGGCGCCTGTCCCTTCATCAAGTGCACCAAGCTTTGCACCAACTTCGTCTCGGTCTGTGCTAGTCGTTTCCTGTTCGTGCTGTCCACGGCAATATTGCTGAGGGCGGTCGTGCAGTAATATTGGACATCGGTGTCTGAACTGCTGAGCAGGCTGACGAGGACTGGTATTGCGCCGGCGGAAACAAGTTGTTGTCGGTTGTCGTCCGAATGTGTCATGTTCAGCAATGCACCAGTAGCATTGCGTTGTACCCTCATGTCCTTGCTCTTTGCCAGCCTCGTCAACGGCGCAAGAGCACCCGATCGAGCGATCCGAGCCTTGTTCTCTTCATGTGTGGCCAGGTTCGTTATACAGCCGACCGCGTTGCATTGAACTTCGACATTCGGGCTGGTCATTTGTCGGATGAGAGGTGTGAGGCCGCCCAAGGAGACGATGAGTGTTTTGTTCTGGCCTACTGTTGTGTTAGCGAAGATCTTGCGCGTTGGACGAATACCCGAGATGTACCATCGACGGCAAGATTACCCAGCGCGGCGGAGGCTGCACGCTGAACCTCAATATCGGAGCtttcgagaaggaagaggatcGGTTCGAGGGTCGCCCTATCGACTGGTCGCACGTCTGTGTATGCGAGTTAGCATCATTCTCTCTGTCCACGCTCCATTCTTCGAACATGCCTCTTTCTGTGATCTCGGCGAACGTCAAGCTCGCGCTCCGTTGCAGGTCGATGTTCTGGCTGTATACGAGGGTGGAGAGCGCGGCTAAAGGCTCgccggagaagaagtcggTCTCGGCTCTCTGTTGGTAGTTGTGATCAGCAGTCGTTCGGTATAATTGTGTAAATGGCGAAGTCGAGAGCGGCAGCGAGGATGGCGTGCGGTGGGGTCCGACTCGCAAAGGCATACATTTTCGAGGTAATTCAGCAGGTCTGCGACTGCTTCGCGCTCCGAGTCCGCAAGGACATTTTCGTAGTCGACTTTCGAGCGACCTGGAGAAGAAATATGGTCAGCGGGGTATCGCAGCGAAGGAGTGCTCGCGCAGGCATGAGCGCGATGTGGAGGGCCCTGCAGTGTCGGAGTGGCTTACTTCCGCAGCACGAGAAGAGTCTGCTACACAGATTTGCCATGCTGGCGCTGCTGAGTACAGGCGATTGATCTGAAGCGTTGTGGTTGAAGTCGGAGGGTCGTGGCAGACGGGACTTATCGCGAGGAGCTCGTCATGTGTATGATGCAGAGGTGGTGAATGCTGGCGAGAAATCGTGCGGATTGGCCCCGAGACTGTTTGCTGTGGCGATGACAGCAGCTGCGAGTCTTCACGGTGGGAGGTGATTGGGATCAGGTGGGctttgtcgtcgtcgtcgtcgtcggccgCGCCTGTCTGGAGGGTCAAATCTGAAGTCGTTGCCCGCACAGCAACGCTCAGCAGCCCGAGCGGCAGGAAGAGCGGCTAGCGTGGATGTGAGCGAAAAAATCGTGCCTGAGGCCTGAAACGATCCATACTTATTGCTGGACAATCTAACGCACAGCATCGTCTTCGTTCACACATAGCTTGATTGTCGAAGATTTCGCCCAGATTGGAGCATATGCACCGCACAAACGTCGACTCATCAGACACACGCATTTCATGCCATGTCGATGTGATCATCGGGTTATGCAACCACCAGAACCGTATACATCGCTGGAGACAGAGGTCGACACTCATATACATCTACTCCAAGCATGGCCAGATCCTACAGCAAACACGTGCTTGTGACATCTCCATCGTCATGTACATCGATCACTGTCCGGTCGCATGCATACCTCAACTCTGCTCGGAGTTGCAATTCTCTGGGTCTGCTCGCCGTTGATCATCACCCCGCACTGCGCGATTTGGTTCTGGCGCTGTGTGGATATCGGAGCTTCAGCACAGGCGGCGACGATCTTTCGACGGCGGAAACGCCAAACGAAGAGACTGGTCCGGATTGCATACGGTCATGAATGGCGAAAGTCACGAGGCGCAGCACAGCATCGATTTCAAGAGTCATCGCTAGACTTGATGGAGAAGTGAGCCATTTTCTGTCCTCGCCGGAGCACTTCCAGAGACTCCACCAGCCAAAAGGACGACCGTTTGATAACATGCATGTGGAACACTACTTGCAGCTGACAACCAGAAGCTCAATCTCTTGGCGTATATCATGTCACTATCTTGGCGACGGGCATGATGCTCGAGCTGTGTGATTGCATCCTCGCACGACAGCTTGAGGACTTCTCGTCATGGCGACAATGGTCTGTTCACCGATCATGAGGCGAGCACCGCTGCAGAGGCTGGTCCCGGCTCCAGCTACGCATATCGACTGAGGATTATTGAGCTCGGTCGAGCAGTGTATCGACGTCAATCAGGTATTATGCGAGCCGGGCTGCAAGATGATCTTGCAGCGGGGACGTGGTGAACTGGTCACGCTTTATCCCGGCGTGGTGAGGCTGAGAAGCCAGGTTCCGTCGTCATCTCCATGGGCCTGCATCGTATTCACGCCTCCCGTCGTTCTGTTGGAGAGAAGGTCTTCAATGTGAAGTGCCATTTTCTTCAGCCCTGTTGCCTGGCGTAAGACGATGAAGCTGTGACACGGATGCGGTCCCTCACAAAGACGAACAAGTAGACCTAGTAAGAGCGGATGGCATTTCAGCGCCAAAGACACATCCGACAGCGTGTGGAGTAGGACCACCGTAGCTTCATTTATTGCTCTCCCGCAGTGGTCGTCCAGTAGCGAAGCACTGCTGTACTTCTCGTACGTATATGTCTCACGGCCGAAAAGGTGATTGTTTACTAAGGTAAGGTAGCTCGGCTTTGTCGTTAGTCTGTCTCCTCAGATCATCTTGTGAAAGAGGCAGTGTCcttggcggtggaggtcgtCAAGCTATCCTGGCATGAGGTGTCTTGGAATCTTTGCATCTCCCGTCCCAAG
This is a stretch of genomic DNA from Zymoseptoria tritici IPO323 chromosome 3, whole genome shotgun sequence. It encodes these proteins:
- a CDS encoding vacuolar protein 8, with the protein product MANLCSRLFSCCGSRSKVDYENVLADSEREAVADLLNYLENRAETDFFSGEPLAALSTLVYSQNIDLQRSASLTFAEITERGMFEEWSVDRENDANSHTQTSDIEVQRAASAALGNLAVDGQNKTLIVSLGGLTPLIRQMTSPNVEVQCNAVGCITNLATHEENKARIARSGALAPLTRLAKSKDMRVQRNATGALLNMTHSDDNRQQLVSAGAIPVLVSLLSSSDTDVQYYCTTALSNIAVDSTNRKRLAQTETKLVQSLVHLMKGQAPKVQCQAALALRNLASDEKYQLEIVRAGGLPPLLDLLRSSYLPLILSAVACIRNISIHPMNESPIIDAGFLRPLVDLLGSTDNEEIQCHAISTLRNLAASSDRNKQLVLQAGAVQKCKELVLEVPLSVQSEMTAAIAVLALSDELKPQLLELGVFDVLIPLTESESIEVQGNSAAALGNLSSKVGDYSLFLSSWNQPSGGIHGYLNRFLASGDPTFQHIAIWTLLQLLESGDQKLTETINKSEDVMNMVREISEKTIESEDEGEESEDGEAVKDKKFVLRLWSVPRTLRHLPASLSGSELQAISAAFTICKSLSESIRRRATCHASAR